CGCTTTTCTGACCACGAGCTTGAGCCCCGACCAGGTGTCATCCACGGCGCACACTTTCACGTCGACGAAACCGAGAGGAAGCGCGAGCGCGCGCACCGTGTCTTCGGTGATGTCCGTTGCCACCCTGGCCGACTGCTTCGGCCACGACACCCAGACCGTCGCCGATGGGCCCAGCGTCCGGCGGTATCGCTCGAGTGCTGTCCCGAGCTGCGCCGCGTGCGTTGCGAACACGTGCACGATGTCCGTGTTCCGCGTCGCGCGGGCGACGAGCGTCACGCCATCGGGGAGCGGGTGGAGCAGGGCGGCGTAGTCGCCGGGCGCACCGGATGCGTGCAGCGACATGCCGGCTTTGATGCCGAGCTTGGCGACGAGCGGTGTCCCGGAATACGCAGCCATGTCTCCCTCCACAAGGTGTGCCCGGGCAAGTTTGCTGCGTCCCGCGCCTCAATTCAATACAATGAGTGCAGCCGGCCGAACGGCTATCCGTTAGGCGAAGGCGGCTGCGCCGGTATGGGCGTCCGGACACACGCCGGTCACCTGGTGCAATACGGCCGGAACCACAGGGGTTCCGTGTGGTAGAAACCGCGGTAACTTCCAGCGGATTTCGGCCTCTCGCCTCAGCCCGCGCCTATCGGGGTTCGCGGTGCTCGCGTGAGATTCGGTTCATCACCTGCCGGAGCGCGCGCGGCACTGCCGCGTTCGCTCCGTTGCTCACTGTGGAGCCCGGACAATGCCCCTTCGTGTCAGCACACGCCGGTCCGCCGCCGACTCCGTCGATGTTCCGCTGCTCGTCCTGGCGTTGCGAAAACATCCGACTGTGGCGCCCGGTCTCGCGGCGCTCGACGCGAAGCTGGGCGGAGCGCTGTCCCGCACCCTGGATCGCCGCGAGTTCCGCGGCGCGCGCGATGAGGTGCTGCACCTGGCGGGCGCCGCGGGAATGGCGAACCCGCAGCGCGTGCTGCTGGTTGGGTTAGGCGATCCGTCGGACGCCGCCGGCGCGCTGCGCCGCGCGGCGAGCATCGCGGCGCGCCATGCGCGAAAGCTCGGGGCGGCTGCGCTCGCCTGGTACGACGGCAGCCGCGGCGACGAATCGGTCGAAGCGGTGACGGTGGGACTGCTGGCCGGCGCCTGGGAATACGCCGACCTGAAGACGCCGCCGCCGGCGGATGAGCGTCGCCCAGAGCTCGAGTCGGCCGTGATTCTGTGCGATGACGAGGCGGCGCCGCAAGCTGTCGAGCGCGGAATGGCGATCGGCGAGGGAATGGCGCTCGCCCGCCGGCTCGCCATGATGCCGGGCAACCTGTGCACACCGGACTATCTCGCCGGCGTCGCGCGAGAGATCGCCGCGCGTCACCAAATGCAGGTCACCGTCCTCGGCCGCGCCGAGCTCGAGCAGGAGAAGATGGGATCGTTTCTCTGCGTCGCGCAGGGGACGCCGCAGGATCCGAAGTTGATCGCGCTCGAGTACCGTCGCGGACGCGCGGACGCGCAACCGATCGCGCTCGTGGGCAAGGGGCTGTGTTTCGACTCGGGCGGGATCTCGATCAAGCCGGCGCAGGGCATGGAGGCCATGAAGTTCGACATGTGCGGCGCGGCCGGTGTGTTAGGCGCGATGGACGCGATCGCGCGGCTCGCGCTGCCGGTGAACGTCATCGGGCTCGTCGGGAGCACGACCAACATGCCGTCGGGCACCGCCGTCAATCCCGGCGACGTGGTGCGCAGCCATCTCGGCAAGAGCATCGAAGTGATCAATACCGACGCCGAGGGGCGGCTGGTGCTGGCGGACGTGTTGTCGTACGCGCGGCGGTTCTCTCCCTCGGCGGTGGTCGATGCCGCGACGCTCACCGGCGCCTGCGTGATTGCGTTAGGCCACACGGCCAGCGGCGTGTTCGGCACGGACGATGGGCTGGTCGCCGACGTGCTCGCCGCGGGCATGCGCGCCGGCGAGCCCGGCTGGCGGCTGCCGCTCTACGACGACTACAAGGACCTCATCAAGAGCGACGTCGCCGACATCAAGAATTCCGGCGGGCGTCCCGCCGGGGCGTGCACCGCGGCGATGTTCCTCAAGGAATTCGCCGAGGAGTTTCCGTGGGTGCACCTCGACATTGCCGGCACCGCCTACTCGGAATCCGACCTCACGTACATCCCGAAGGGCCCGACCGGCGTTCCGGTGGGCACGTTCGTCGAGCTGGTGCGGCGGAGGGCGCGCTGACCGGCGCTCGCCGTTCGGTTAGGCGCGCGCCGTGGGCCGTGCTGCTCGCGCTCGCCGTCGCCGGGACGGCGGCCGCGCAGACGGTGCCGGCGCCGCACGACACGACACGCGCGGATACCACCCGCGCCGACACGAGCGCGCACGCAGTGCCGATGCCGTCGGATACCGCACACGCGGATACGACCAAGTCCGACACGGCCAGCGACACGACGCAGATCCCCAAGGACACGATCAAAGCGCCTCTCGCCCACGCCGAGGTCCCCGACCTCGTGGGCATCGGCGCGCAGTATCACTGGGACCGCGACCAATTCTTCGCCACCGGCGCCGTCAACCTCCTCGATTTGCTGAAGCTCATTCCCGGCGTCACGACCTTCCGATCGGGCTGGATCACATCCCCGCAGTACGCCGCGTACCTCGGGAATCCCGCGCGCATCCGATTTTTCTACGACGGCGTCGAAGTCGAGAACCTGGATCCGCGCTCGCCGGGCGCGTTAGACCCGTCCGAGGTACAGCTCTACTCGCTCGAGGATGTGTCGGTGGAGCGCGGTGCGGACGAGCTGCGCGTCTATCTTCGCAGCTGGCGCGTGCAGCGCACGTCGACCAACACCCGCGTCGATGTCTTGACGGGCGACGAGGGCACGAACCTGTATCGCGGCTTCTACGGCAAGCGATACGGCAACGGGATGGCGCTGCAGCTGACCGGACAGCAGTACGGCACCAACAGCGATCCCACCATCGGCGGCGGTGACGAGCTCGCGCTCACGGGCCGGCTCGGTTGGGCAAAGGGTCCCTGGAGCATCGACGGGTACGCGGTCCGGTCGAGCCGCACGCGCGACGAACAGGACATGGACCTCGTGACCAACACGAACGGCGTCGTCCCCGAGCAGGATCGCACGCGCACCGATGCGTACCTGCGCGCGGGCTACGGCGATCCGGATTCCGGATCGTGGGCACAGGTGATGGTCGCGGCGCAGCAGTTCGCCGAACACTCGAACTTTCATCCGCAGCTCGAGTTCGCGCCGGCGGACTCCGCCGACACAACGGCGTCGGCCGAGCAGCTCGTGGCCACGGGCGGTTTCACGCGGTGGGGTCTGCGGCTGAGCGCCGCCGACCGGCTGCACATCCTGCCTAACTCGACGATGAACTCGCTCGAGGCCCGGCTCGCATACGAGCGCAAGGAATTGGCGGTCTCGTTCTTTGCCGATTATCGCGGACCCGATACGACGTCGACGGAAGAGGCGTCGGCGCGCTTTACGCCGCTGGACTTCTTTTCGGTCACCGGCGCGGTGACGCACCGGCACGGCGGCGGGGCGGACGGCGGGGAACAGGTTGCCGTTAGGCTCGAAGCCGGCATCAAGGTGCTCGGCACCTGGCTCACG
This genomic window from Gemmatimonadaceae bacterium contains:
- a CDS encoding DUF3052 domain-containing protein — its product is MAAYSGTPLVAKLGIKAGMSLHASGAPGDYAALLHPLPDGVTLVARATRNTDIVHVFATHAAQLGTALERYRRTLGPSATVWVSWPKQSARVATDITEDTVRALALPLGFVDVKVCAVDDTWSGLKLVVRKALR
- a CDS encoding leucyl aminopeptidase encodes the protein MPLRVSTRRSAADSVDVPLLVLALRKHPTVAPGLAALDAKLGGALSRTLDRREFRGARDEVLHLAGAAGMANPQRVLLVGLGDPSDAAGALRRAASIAARHARKLGAAALAWYDGSRGDESVEAVTVGLLAGAWEYADLKTPPPADERRPELESAVILCDDEAAPQAVERGMAIGEGMALARRLAMMPGNLCTPDYLAGVAREIAARHQMQVTVLGRAELEQEKMGSFLCVAQGTPQDPKLIALEYRRGRADAQPIALVGKGLCFDSGGISIKPAQGMEAMKFDMCGAAGVLGAMDAIARLALPVNVIGLVGSTTNMPSGTAVNPGDVVRSHLGKSIEVINTDAEGRLVLADVLSYARRFSPSAVVDAATLTGACVIALGHTASGVFGTDDGLVADVLAAGMRAGEPGWRLPLYDDYKDLIKSDVADIKNSGGRPAGACTAAMFLKEFAEEFPWVHLDIAGTAYSESDLTYIPKGPTGVPVGTFVELVRRRAR
- a CDS encoding Plug domain-containing protein, with the protein product MLLALAVAGTAAAQTVPAPHDTTRADTTRADTSAHAVPMPSDTAHADTTKSDTASDTTQIPKDTIKAPLAHAEVPDLVGIGAQYHWDRDQFFATGAVNLLDLLKLIPGVTTFRSGWITSPQYAAYLGNPARIRFFYDGVEVENLDPRSPGALDPSEVQLYSLEDVSVERGADELRVYLRSWRVQRTSTNTRVDVLTGDEGTNLYRGFYGKRYGNGMALQLTGQQYGTNSDPTIGGGDELALTGRLGWAKGPWSIDGYAVRSSRTRDEQDMDLVTNTNGVVPEQDRTRTDAYLRAGYGDPDSGSWAQVMVAAQQFAEHSNFHPQLEFAPADSADTTASAEQLVATGGFTRWGLRLSAADRLHILPNSTMNSLEARLAYERKELAVSFFADYRGPDTTSTEEASARFTPLDFFSVTGAVTHRHGGGADGGEQVAVRLEAGIKVLGTWLTGGILRRDAALVPGLPAYDTSFAAQRAAAATGIYGTIRGKFYKDIGADVWAVRYSNNGYYRPQVQTREELYLDTKWLSRFPSGNFGFRGSIAHEFRQNVLFPTTTSDETFNNNAPFALFSHVLVGSIEVRILDAVIFFHSTYGINPPIYEIVPGYAQPRQLLTYGVRWQFWD